The nucleotide sequence AGTACGCACTGCAATAGGAACATTGAAATAGCGCAGTTTATACTCCTTTTCCGACAATTCGCCGTCAAGATTCCAAGCTTTTAACCAGCGTTGTTTTTCCTGCATCCATCCAATTATAACTTGTTTAGGAATGGAATCGGCCAACCTGAATGTCACAAAATAGGTGCATCCACCCTGTTGCCAATGGGGCAGATTTCTTCGAGATATATCTACCATTTTGTCGGGATTAAAGCCCTTAAACGGGATATAGGAGATCTGCATAACGCAACACCTTTGTTCAGGTAGACCGTAGCGCCAGCTTCCTGCTGGCTCGCTTTGTTCGGGTAGATCGCCAGCTAGAAGCGGGCGCTACACATTGGTAAATCCACCATCGATAGTTATGTTCTGACCAGTGATATACGTGTTATCTTCACTGCACAAAAATGCAACCAGTTTGGCTATTTCCGCAGGTTTTGCACAACGTCCCAAAGGGACCTGTGCCTCCAGTTTATAGAGTTCCTCATCCGTTAAACTCTCCCTAGTCAGATCCGTCAGCGTAAATCCGGGTGACACACAGTTGACCAGAATATTATCCTTCGCCAAGTCTGTAGCGATGGCACGCGTCATTCCTGCAAGTCCCGCCTTTGATGCACAATAAATGGAACGTCCCGCTTTTGTATGAGTGCTCCATATCGATGCGATGTTTACAATCCGTCCACCGTTTTCCTTTTTCATCACGTATGCCGCTGCCTGGGAAATAAAGTAGGGAGCCTTGTAATTGATGGCTGTCAAGCGATCGAACTCTTCCTCAGAAACATCGTCGACCGGTTTGATGATATTGATTCCGGCGTTGTTCACGCACACATCCAGTCGATTAAGCGTTTTCACTGTTTCAATAAATGAGTGCAACGAATTTTTATCCGAGAAGTCAGCCTGTATGTAACGGCGACGTCCTTCATAGCACAGATTATATGCGT is from Spartobacteria bacterium and encodes:
- a CDS encoding SDR family oxidoreductase, encoding MENQKTALVTGGTRGIGAAIAAILEQAGFSLIVTGTTQDAEHAYNLCYEGRRRYIQADFSDKNSLHSFIETVKTLNRLDVCVNNAGINIIKPVDDVSEEEFDRLTAINYKAPYFISQAAAYVMKKENGGRIVNIASIWSTHTKAGRSIYCASKAGLAGMTRAIATDLAKDNILVNCVSPGFTLTDLTRESLTDEELYKLEAQVPLGRCAKPAEIAKLVAFLCSEDNTYITGQNITIDGGFTNV